The following proteins come from a genomic window of Anabas testudineus chromosome 3, fAnaTes1.2, whole genome shotgun sequence:
- the sord gene encoding sorbitol dehydrogenase, with product MAQENLSVVLHAKGDLRLEKCPVPEPGPTEVLLQMHSVGICGSDVHYWQHGRIGDFVLTKPMVLGHEASGRVVKVGSAVKHLKVGDRVAIEPGVPREMDEFFKSGRYNLSPTIFFCATPPDDGNLCRYYKHSANFCYKLPDNVTFEEGALIEPLSVGIHACRRAGVTLGSTVLICGAGPIGLVSLIVAKAMGASQVVVTDLSPERLKMAKELGADFQLTVKRGEEPQQLAKSVAELLGAQPHITIECTGAESSIQTAIYATRSGGVVVLVGLGSEMATVPLVNAAVREVDIRGVFRYCNTWPMAIAMLSSGKVNVKPLVTHRFPLEQAVQAFETTRQGVGIKVMLKCDRNDQNP from the exons ATGGCGCAGGAAAACCTGTCAGTGGTGCTGCACGCTAAAGGAGACCTCCGGCTG GAAAAGTGTCCAGTTCCGGAGCCAGGACCTACTG AGGTTTTGCTCCAAATGCACTCTGTTGGAATCTGTGGGTCAGATGTTCACTACTGGCAGCACGGCCGGATCGGGGACTTTGTGCTCACCAAACCAATGGTGTTGGGACACGAGGCGTCGGGGCGGGTGGTAAAGGTTGGATCAGCTGTCAAGCACCTTAAAgtag gTGACAGAGTGGCCATTGAACCTGGCGTTCCACGTGAGATGGACGAGTTCTTCAAGAGTGGACGATATAACCTCTCTCCCACCATCTTCTTCTGTGCCACGCCACCCGATGATGGAAACCTGTGCCGATACTACAAGCACAGCGCCAACTTCTGTTACAA GCTGCCTGATAATGTGACATTCGAGGAAGGAGCATTAATTGAACCTCTGTCTGTGGGAATCCACGCCTGTCGCAGAGCTGGTGTGACCCTCGGCAGCACCGTGCTCATTTGTGGCGCAG GACCCATTGGGTTGGTGTCTTTGATTGTGGCCAAGGCGATGGGGGCCTCGCAGGTTGTCGTCACCG atCTGTCTCCAGAGCGTCTGAAAATGGCCAAGGAGTTGGGGGCTGACTTCCAGCTGAcagtgaagagaggagaagaaccCCAACAGCTCGCCAAGAGTGTGGCGGAGCTGCTTGGAGCCCAGCCTCACATTACGATTGAATGCACTGGTGCTGAGAGCAGCATCCAAACTGCCATCTAT gCAACACGTTCAGGAGGcgtggtggtgttggtgggtCTCGGCTCTGAGATGGCCACCGTTCCTTTGGTCAACGCTGCTGTGAGAGAGGTGGACATCAGAGGAGTCTTTCGCTACTGCAACAC CTGGCCGATGGCCATAGCCATGCTGTCGTCAGGGAAAGTGAATGTGAAGCCCCTCGTCACCCACC
- the terb2 gene encoding telomere repeats-binding bouquet formation protein 2: MFNNKSAWFSTSVPQTCQDFWILQSGTIASWRTADYLFSADATCPDTLRIFESKDFLWNEVMVFHSLFLSICEKRQSVKSVCIGHYVLPPASVQDEVRNVVGRLIWEREDEQSVVQRCSFHSEDESNEDEVSKSDPAPLYSESSESESPLCAHRQDYPVSNMLTGYVSMDSLQKYSRDLCDFHPVCFRCTSCKTCTYMQTCTEHVNQEQVTDES; this comes from the exons ATGTTTAACAATAAATCAGCCTGGTTTTCAACCAGTGTCCCACAGACCTGTCAGGACTTCTGGA TACTCCAGAGTGGGACCATTGCTAGTTGGAGGACAGCTGATTATCTTTTCAGTGCGGATGCTACATGTCCAGACACTTTGAG GATATTTGAGAGCAAAGATTTCCTCTGGAACGAGGTGATGGTTTTCCACAGCTTGTTCCTCTCCATCTGTGAGAAGCGCCAGAGTGTGAAGTCTGTGTGCATCGGGCATTATGTGCTGCCTCCAGCCTCAGTACAGGATG aGGTGAGAAATGTGGTTGGGAGGTTGATTTGGGAGCGTGAAGATGAGCAGTCAGTAGTGCAG aGGTGTAGTTTCCACTCAGAAGATGAGTCCAATGAAGACGAAGTCAGTAAAAGCGA TCCTGCACCATTGTACTCCGAGTCATCAGAAAGCGAATCCCCTCTTTGTGCTCACAGGCAGGATTACCCAGTTAGTAACATGCTCACAG GATATGTGAGCATGGACAGCCTCCAGAAGTATTCAAGAGATCTCTGTGATTTCCATCCCGTGTGTTTCCGATGCACAAGCTGTAAAACCtgcacatacatgcaaacatgcacGGAACATGTTAATCAAGAACAAGTGACAGATGAGTCATGa